In the Muricauda sp. MAR_2010_75 genome, one interval contains:
- a CDS encoding nitrous oxide reductase accessory protein NosL yields the protein MKLPFLLLFASLCLTIGCTVGPKPIDYGHVGCHFCSMTIVDKQHAAQLVTQKGKVFNFDAIECMMNHLKDEDESTIALFLVNDFNQPGALADATKVTYLISENIPSPMGEYLSAFATKDAAEKTMSKHGGELFTWAEINNRFKP from the coding sequence ATGAAACTTCCTTTTCTCCTACTGTTTGCCAGCTTATGTTTAACCATCGGATGCACCGTAGGTCCCAAACCCATTGATTATGGCCATGTGGGCTGTCACTTTTGCAGCATGACCATTGTGGACAAACAACATGCCGCACAATTGGTCACCCAAAAGGGCAAGGTCTTTAATTTTGACGCCATTGAGTGCATGATGAACCATTTGAAAGATGAGGACGAATCCACTATAGCCCTGTTCTTGGTCAATGATTTTAACCAACCCGGTGCCTTGGCGGATGCCACAAAGGTCACCTACTTGATAAGCGAAAACATCCCAAGTCCCATGGGTGAATATCTAAGTGCTTTTGCAACTAAAGATGCTGCTGAAAAAACGATGAGCAAGCATGGTGGCGAACTTTTTACATGGGCAGAAATTAATAACCGATTTAAACCTTAA
- the nosZ gene encoding Sec-dependent nitrous-oxide reductase, whose translation MLVSCGQQNQSSNGALSSSAAEKVYVAPGEQDEYYAFLSGGYSGNLTVYGLPSGRMFKEIPVFSQFPTSGYGYSEETKPMLNTSHGFVPWDDAHHPDISQTNGELDGRWIFINGNNTPRIARINLSTFETEEIIEVPNSAGNHSSSFITENTEYVVAGTRFSVPIPQRDMPINEYKSNFKGSLSFISVDPEHGHMDLKFQLLMPGFNYDLSHPGRGKSHGWFFFTTYNTEEAHTLQEVNASQNDKDFIAAVNWKKIEEYVNNGGGTKMPANYAHNVYDEGTHTATTTMKKEVLTVDPLKVPGAVYFLPTPKSPHGCDVDPTGQYIIGNGKLSADLTVHSFDKMIAAIEGEKFDGEAYGIPILKFEDVLAGQVKSGGLGPLHTEFDGKGNAYTTFFISSEVVKWELGTWEVIDRKPTYYSVGHLMIPGGNSRKPFGKYVVAMNKITKDRYLPTGPEMEHSAQIYDISGDKMELIYDFPTHGEPHYAAGCPAELLAPKSQKIYRLDENKHPYAVTSPTGSKVVREGNEVHVYMSTIRSHFTPDNIEGIKVGDKVYFHITNHEQDFDVPHGFAMIGQNTSELLIMPGQTKTSVWEPKQVGVWPFYCTDFCSALHQEMQGYVRVSPANSNIELSWSLGE comes from the coding sequence ATGCTGGTTTCCTGTGGCCAGCAAAACCAAAGTTCGAACGGGGCGCTGTCGTCCAGTGCCGCCGAAAAAGTGTATGTTGCCCCAGGGGAACAAGACGAATACTATGCCTTCTTATCCGGAGGTTATAGCGGAAACCTTACCGTTTACGGATTACCATCAGGAAGAATGTTCAAGGAAATACCTGTATTTTCCCAATTCCCTACCTCTGGGTATGGCTATTCCGAAGAAACCAAGCCCATGTTGAACACCTCCCACGGATTTGTGCCCTGGGACGATGCCCACCACCCCGATATTTCACAGACCAATGGAGAATTGGATGGACGGTGGATATTTATAAATGGTAACAACACGCCAAGGATTGCCCGTATCAATCTAAGCACTTTTGAAACCGAAGAAATCATCGAAGTGCCCAACAGTGCCGGTAACCACAGTTCCTCTTTCATTACGGAAAATACTGAGTATGTGGTGGCGGGTACCCGATTCTCCGTTCCCATCCCGCAAAGGGACATGCCCATAAATGAATACAAGAGCAACTTTAAGGGATCATTGTCATTCATTAGTGTAGATCCTGAACACGGGCACATGGATTTGAAATTCCAACTGTTGATGCCCGGATTTAACTATGATCTTTCACACCCGGGAAGGGGTAAATCCCATGGTTGGTTCTTCTTTACCACCTATAACACAGAGGAAGCGCACACCTTACAAGAAGTGAACGCATCACAAAACGACAAGGATTTTATTGCTGCGGTAAATTGGAAGAAAATTGAGGAGTATGTAAATAATGGTGGAGGCACCAAAATGCCCGCCAATTATGCACACAATGTGTATGATGAAGGGACACATACTGCAACCACCACTATGAAAAAAGAAGTATTGACCGTAGATCCTTTAAAGGTTCCCGGTGCTGTATATTTTTTACCAACGCCAAAATCACCACACGGTTGTGATGTGGACCCCACTGGGCAGTATATTATTGGAAATGGTAAACTTTCCGCTGACTTGACCGTACATTCCTTTGATAAAATGATTGCGGCCATCGAAGGTGAAAAATTTGACGGCGAAGCCTACGGCATTCCCATTCTTAAATTTGAAGATGTTCTGGCCGGACAGGTTAAAAGTGGAGGCCTAGGCCCCCTTCATACCGAGTTTGACGGTAAAGGAAATGCCTACACTACTTTCTTTATCTCTTCGGAGGTTGTAAAATGGGAGTTGGGCACATGGGAAGTTATCGATAGAAAGCCCACCTACTATTCCGTAGGACACTTGATGATTCCTGGAGGAAACTCCAGAAAACCATTCGGTAAGTATGTGGTGGCCATGAACAAGATCACCAAGGACCGTTATTTGCCCACCGGACCCGAAATGGAGCACTCCGCACAGATCTATGACATCTCTGGGGACAAAATGGAACTGATCTATGATTTCCCAACCCATGGTGAACCACACTATGCCGCAGGTTGCCCTGCCGAACTGTTGGCACCAAAATCACAGAAAATCTATCGGTTGGACGAGAACAAGCACCCCTATGCCGTAACCTCACCTACTGGCTCCAAAGTGGTACGCGAAGGAAACGAGGTGCATGTGTATATGTCCACCATCCGAAGCCACTTTACCCCAGATAACATTGAGGGTATTAAAGTCGGCGACAAGGTGTATTTCCATATCACCAACCATGAACAGGATTTTGATGTACCACACGGTTTTGCAATGATAGGACAGAATACCTCCGAGCTTTTAATCATGCCTGGACAGACCAAGACCTCGGTTTGGGAACCCAAGCAAGTGGGTGTATGGCCATTCTATTGTACTGATTTCTGTTCTGCACTGCACCAAGAAATGCAGGGATATGTGAGGGTCTCCCCTGCCAATTCCAATATAGAGCTTAGTTGGTCACTTGGTGAGTAA
- a CDS encoding fasciclin domain-containing protein: MRSTIKLSMTGLFALLMILSSCKKGPQNETNDTSPSESSISSEYSKGQAFIEDDESTPNVLQIAIGSPDHSTLVTAVQAAKLENVLVNAGPLMVFAPTNEAFDALPEGTVEDLLKPENKDALANILKYHVTPGKYTKEFLKNFKKLGQANDQSVPVEVKGDDVFVGGAKIIASVPAGNGIVHVVDKVILPPTQ, encoded by the coding sequence ATGAGATCAACCATTAAACTCAGTATGACAGGGCTGTTTGCACTGCTTATGATTCTAAGCAGCTGTAAAAAAGGGCCTCAAAATGAAACAAATGACACAAGTCCGAGCGAATCTTCAATTTCCTCGGAGTATAGCAAGGGACAAGCCTTTATAGAGGACGATGAATCCACGCCCAATGTATTGCAGATAGCCATTGGATCGCCCGACCACAGTACGTTGGTCACTGCCGTACAAGCCGCAAAATTGGAAAATGTGTTGGTCAACGCTGGTCCATTAATGGTATTCGCTCCTACCAATGAAGCTTTTGATGCCTTACCTGAAGGTACCGTGGAAGATTTGTTGAAACCCGAAAATAAGGATGCCTTGGCAAACATCCTTAAATACCACGTAACCCCTGGAAAGTATACCAAGGAGTTTTTGAAAAACTTCAAAAAGCTGGGACAGGCCAATGATCAAAGCGTACCCGTGGAAGTGAAGGGTGATGATGTCTTCGTGGGCGGCGCTAAAATAATTGCCAGTGTACCAGCTGGGAACGGCATTGTCCATGTGGTGGATAAAGTCATCCTACCCCCTACGCAATAA
- a CDS encoding cytochrome c yields the protein MKTIIKGIALLFALIIMGCGGKKEEKKEEGFSVQRKKAETEQPVETNTSNEVKASERVDMTTKGVGPIKSVELAPEIDQTLAASGKGVYDQMCLACHRIGKKFIGPPPNGILERRTPEWVMNMILNPQEMVQQDPLAKDLLQEFNGSPMSNQGLTEDQARAILEYFRTLK from the coding sequence ATGAAAACAATAATAAAAGGAATAGCCCTTCTCTTTGCCCTCATTATTATGGGTTGCGGAGGAAAGAAAGAGGAAAAAAAAGAGGAAGGCTTTAGTGTACAACGGAAAAAAGCCGAAACCGAACAGCCTGTGGAGACAAACACCTCCAATGAAGTAAAGGCTTCCGAACGTGTTGATATGACCACTAAGGGAGTCGGCCCCATCAAGTCCGTTGAATTGGCCCCTGAAATTGACCAAACTTTGGCGGCAAGCGGAAAAGGGGTTTATGACCAAATGTGCTTGGCCTGCCATAGAATTGGTAAAAAATTCATCGGCCCACCTCCCAATGGAATTTTAGAAAGAAGAACCCCGGAATGGGTCATGAACATGATCTTGAACCCACAGGAAATGGTACAACAGGATCCATTGGCCAAAGACCTGCTCCAAGAGTTCAACGGGTCGCCCATGTCCAATCAAGGGTTGACCGAAGATCAAGCACGAGCTATTCTCGAATATTTCAGAACCTTAAAATAA
- a CDS encoding Rrf2 family transcriptional regulator, with product MSFNLCYDKTVMLSNSSKYAIKGVLYLALNSDSDHKIMVRDIFEVVHVPEAYLAKLLQELSRHGIISSTRGPRGGFYLSEDDRKRTLMDIVKVIDGEKRVNSCVMGIKDCDMSNPCVLHKLVGSNKSKFITVLESTTILDLIEGKQDIEEFFPL from the coding sequence ATGTCTTTTAATCTTTGTTATGATAAAACTGTCATGCTTTCCAATTCATCCAAATATGCCATAAAAGGAGTCCTCTATTTAGCATTGAACTCCGATAGCGACCATAAGATCATGGTCAGGGATATTTTTGAGGTAGTGCATGTCCCGGAAGCCTATCTGGCCAAATTGCTACAAGAACTTTCCCGGCATGGTATTATTTCCTCCACTAGGGGACCTCGGGGAGGGTTTTATTTGAGTGAGGATGATCGAAAACGGACCTTAATGGATATTGTAAAGGTCATTGATGGGGAAAAGCGCGTGAATTCATGTGTCATGGGTATCAAGGATTGTGATATGAGCAATCCATGCGTGCTTCACAAACTTGTGGGCTCCAACAAATCCAAGTTTATTACCGTGCTTGAAAGCACGACCATTTTGGATTTGATCGAGGGAAAACAGGATATCGAGGAGTTTTTCCCATTGTAG
- a CDS encoding DUF7009 family protein, translating into MKIRIKGNSIRYRLTKTEVETFCKTGSYKETTDFGNSVFTYMLKAKKGIDALEASFEENTITLFLSDVERSDWATSDRVGFSGTMDLPNGKQLSLLLEKDFVCLDETIEDQSDNYPNPRTGTNAC; encoded by the coding sequence ATGAAAATTAGGATAAAAGGAAATTCAATCCGATATAGATTGACCAAGACCGAAGTAGAAACCTTTTGCAAAACAGGGTCTTACAAGGAAACCACGGATTTTGGCAATTCCGTGTTCACCTACATGCTAAAAGCAAAAAAAGGTATTGATGCTTTGGAGGCTTCTTTTGAGGAAAATACCATAACCTTATTCCTTTCTGATGTGGAACGGTCTGATTGGGCTACATCGGATAGGGTTGGTTTTAGTGGCACCATGGACCTACCCAATGGAAAGCAACTGTCACTGCTGCTGGAAAAAGATTTTGTATGCCTCGATGAGACCATTGAGGACCAATCGGACAATTATCCAAACCCCAGAACTGGCACCAACGCATGCTAA
- a CDS encoding type IV pili methyl-accepting chemotaxis transducer N-terminal domain-containing protein — protein MKRSNQQQALDVSTFLRIRKWYVLALSAIAFTVIIAQILIQQHLNSQLSDSRVINVAGRQRAYSQKLVKEALLLNQGNLGKDEQQELLDKLKNTLYVWKTSHEGLQMGNDSIGLPKEKNEAILQHFKELSIHHSAMVTAVELMLSEQDSLENQAQLSILLANEAPFLEKMDAIVNEYDAISKEQLQNLKVKEYLLLAFSLLILVLEVLFIFRPLSIQIRETIRDLVKSKLRSDQDAKEIKKIFEEKEKSLQELKELNFVIDNAALFASARSDGSVVFISKKFLTLLEETNIQPNAHLSEILTVDEGQRQYLNEILTKPRKSIRTEEIEINTKAGKKLWLDMSIIPMHPSSLKQSVLLLCSDITERMNNQKKVEQLTLQNYEDRMRQKQLQASLIVEGQEEERKRIAKDIHDGIGQMLTALRFNIESINLKNKEKTKEKIDYLKSLTSDLIKGVRTATFNLTPPELGDHGIFPALQKMTSELSKLTGKNILFENKAEENIRFDSLAETNIYRVTQEAVNNAIKYADANYILVTINLTGNLLSVVIDDDGKGFDPTILDKPPKNSSEGGMGVFFMRERISYINGRLFINSTPGEGTRVTINYHLGETLQEVEQ, from the coding sequence ATGAAAAGGAGCAATCAGCAGCAAGCATTGGATGTCTCAACATTTTTGAGAATCCGAAAATGGTACGTATTGGCCCTTTCCGCCATTGCCTTTACTGTTATCATTGCCCAAATCCTGATACAACAACACCTTAATTCCCAATTAAGTGATTCACGTGTGATCAATGTGGCAGGTCGCCAACGGGCCTATAGTCAAAAATTGGTCAAGGAAGCCTTGCTGCTCAATCAGGGGAATCTTGGAAAAGACGAGCAACAGGAGCTTCTGGATAAGCTAAAAAACACCCTTTATGTATGGAAGACATCCCATGAAGGGCTTCAAATGGGAAATGACAGTATTGGACTTCCCAAAGAGAAAAATGAAGCCATACTTCAGCATTTTAAGGAGCTCTCCATACACCACAGTGCCATGGTCACTGCCGTGGAGCTTATGCTATCGGAGCAGGACTCATTAGAAAATCAGGCTCAGTTGAGCATTTTATTGGCCAACGAGGCGCCCTTTCTTGAAAAAATGGATGCCATTGTGAACGAATATGACGCCATCAGCAAGGAACAGCTACAGAATTTGAAGGTGAAGGAGTATTTGTTGTTGGCCTTTTCACTACTGATTTTGGTCTTGGAAGTGCTCTTTATCTTTAGGCCGCTTTCCATCCAAATTAGGGAAACTATCCGGGATTTGGTAAAAAGTAAATTACGATCAGATCAAGATGCCAAGGAAATCAAGAAAATATTCGAAGAAAAGGAAAAATCCCTTCAAGAGTTAAAGGAACTCAACTTTGTGATTGACAATGCCGCTCTTTTTGCCAGTGCCCGTAGCGATGGTTCCGTTGTTTTCATCAGCAAAAAGTTCCTGACGCTTCTGGAAGAAACCAACATTCAGCCAAATGCACACTTATCCGAGATTTTAACGGTGGATGAGGGGCAACGACAGTACCTAAATGAAATTTTGACCAAGCCTCGTAAAAGTATTCGGACCGAGGAAATTGAGATAAATACCAAAGCTGGGAAAAAACTTTGGTTGGACATGTCCATAATTCCCATGCACCCATCCAGTTTAAAACAAAGCGTATTGTTGTTGTGCTCGGACATCACCGAGCGTATGAACAACCAGAAAAAAGTGGAACAACTCACGCTTCAGAATTATGAGGACCGAATGCGACAAAAGCAATTGCAGGCCAGTCTTATCGTTGAAGGCCAAGAAGAAGAGCGTAAGCGAATTGCCAAGGACATTCACGATGGCATTGGACAGATGCTTACGGCCTTGCGGTTCAACATAGAATCCATAAACCTAAAGAACAAGGAAAAGACCAAGGAGAAAATTGATTACCTAAAAAGTCTCACATCAGACCTCATCAAAGGGGTACGAACCGCTACTTTTAACCTTACACCACCTGAACTGGGCGATCACGGAATCTTTCCCGCTTTGCAAAAAATGACCTCAGAACTGAGTAAATTAACGGGAAAAAACATTTTATTTGAAAACAAGGCAGAGGAGAATATCCGTTTTGATTCATTGGCCGAGACCAATATTTATAGAGTTACCCAAGAGGCGGTGAACAATGCCATAAAATATGCGGATGCCAATTACATTTTGGTGACCATTAACCTTACGGGCAACTTGTTGAGCGTGGTGATTGATGATGATGGAAAGGGGTTTGATCCAACCATTCTGGACAAACCACCAAAAAACAGTAGTGAGGGTGGTATGGGCGTGTTTTTTATGAGGGAACGAATCAGTTATATTAACGGAAGGCTTTTCATCAATTCAACACCAGGAGAGGGAACCCGAGTTACCATAAATTACCATCTCGGTGAAACACTACAAGAAGTGGAACAGTAA
- a CDS encoding DUF4202 domain-containing protein, whose protein sequence is MGMSKKLSEAFKLFDGANAQDPNKEVFEGKEYPKELLYAVRMTDILNEFEPNASEALRLTARCQHICRWEIPRESYEMNRVGYLKWRQDLKKFHAEKATALLQKVGYDQEIIDRVSFLLLKKQLKKDEETQTLEDVICLVFLKYYYEPFLAKHDDDKIISIIQKTWKKMSPKGHAAALALSFSDRGSALVSKALSD, encoded by the coding sequence ATGGGCATGTCCAAAAAACTTTCAGAAGCGTTCAAGTTGTTTGATGGGGCCAATGCACAAGACCCCAACAAGGAAGTTTTTGAAGGGAAAGAGTATCCCAAAGAGCTTTTGTACGCTGTGCGAATGACGGATATTCTGAACGAGTTTGAGCCCAATGCCTCTGAAGCACTGCGGCTTACCGCCCGTTGCCAGCACATATGCAGATGGGAAATACCGAGGGAATCCTATGAAATGAACCGGGTGGGGTACCTCAAATGGCGACAAGACCTGAAAAAGTTCCATGCCGAAAAGGCCACTGCCCTATTACAAAAAGTAGGCTACGACCAAGAAATTATAGATCGGGTCAGTTTTTTGCTCCTAAAAAAGCAATTGAAGAAAGATGAAGAAACCCAAACCTTGGAAGATGTGATATGCTTGGTTTTTTTAAAATATTACTACGAGCCCTTTCTCGCAAAACACGATGATGATAAAATAATCTCCATCATACAGAAAACATGGAAAAAAATGTCGCCAAAGGGCCATGCAGCTGCCTTGGCACTGTCTTTTTCCGATAGAGGCTCCGCCTTGGTCTCAAAAGCGCTGTCAGATTAG
- the nirD gene encoding nitrite reductase small subunit NirD yields the protein METLFQQYAPVALEKVTVWFKACHERDIPENGGACVKYKDKQIAVYHFKRKQKWYACQNLCPHKMEMVLSRGMIGDADGIAKVACPMHKKTFSLETGENLNGNLPSIATFPVKVENGFVYLGFSE from the coding sequence ATGGAAACACTGTTTCAACAGTACGCTCCCGTTGCTTTGGAAAAGGTAACCGTTTGGTTCAAAGCCTGCCATGAACGGGACATACCAGAAAATGGCGGAGCCTGCGTCAAATACAAGGACAAACAAATTGCCGTGTATCATTTTAAACGAAAGCAAAAATGGTATGCTTGTCAAAACTTATGTCCGCACAAAATGGAAATGGTCTTGAGCCGTGGCATGATCGGTGACGCGGACGGGATAGCAAAAGTAGCCTGCCCCATGCACAAAAAAACGTTCTCTTTGGAAACAGGCGAAAATCTCAACGGGAACCTGCCCTCAATTGCCACTTTTCCCGTAAAAGTTGAAAATGGCTTTGTTTATCTTGGTTTTTCTGAATAG